The Pseudanabaena yagii GIHE-NHR1 genome segment AAGCCAAAGTAGTTAAATAAACGACAACTGGCGGAATTATGAGCAAAGACAAAGCCTACGAGTTTAGAGATATTTAGCTTGGGGCAGTTGGCGATCGCATGATCTAGCAACTTCTTCCCAATTCCTTTGCCTTGATAGTTAGGATCTATATAAATACTAACTTCGGCGGTCTTGTGATAAGCAGGACGACCATAAAACATTTGTAAGCTTAGCCAGCCAATGATTTGTTCATTTTGATCGCTTTGAATATCGTGGCTACCAATAGTCATTACCCAGACGGGATAGCGATCGCCATGCGATCGGAACCAAGCACGGCGACTCTCAACAGAAATTGGTTCAAGGTCAGCAGTCGCAAGACGGGTGGGGATTGCCGCATTATAAATCTCAATAATTGCTGGTAAATCCGCCTCTACAGCTAACCGAATTTGCATAGTTCCTACTCCTAACTTGCTTGTTAACTATTACAGCACTTCGCTATTAGCCAAGCCAATATATTTGAGAGTAATGCAAAGCATTACTCTCAAATATATTGGCAATTTGGGTGATGACATGCTGTGCTATGCGCGGCATATCATCACCCAAATTGCTATATGATTAGAGCAATACTCATCTGCGCGTTATGGAATTATTTGCTGGGTTACTCACGACAGTTCTAGGTATAGCAGGCGCACCTGGGATCGCAATCGACAAAATCGCGACGGATTTTTTGCGTGGGCAGATTGTGCGGGCAGATGTGTTAGAGGTGCGCGTTGATAATGCCCCCAATTATCAGATTTTGCTAGGTAATGTCGATCGCATTCGGGTTGCAGGTCGAGGAGTATACGTTTTAGAATTTCTCCGCATTGATGAGATTGATTTAGAAACTGACCCCATTAGTATCGATCCGAATGTATTGCAGTCTGGGAAAATTGTCTTACGCCGCCCATTACAAGCAGCCGTGCGCGTAGTATTGCGCTCCGAAGATATCAATACTGCTCTGCGATCACCAACGATCCAATCTTCTTTTAAAAACCTCAGCATTGATATTACAGGGACGAATAAAGGTAAATCCGAAATTCTCGATCTTGTTAATCCAGAGGTAACTTTTTTAGAAGGCGATCGCATTCGGCTGGCAGCAACCTTGCAATCACAACCGACAATTGCAAAACCGAAGCCAACTCCTCTAAATGTGTCTGTTAATGCCGAACTCAAAACCATTGGCGGTACAAGATTGCAAATCATTAATCCGCGAATTGAATTAGAAGGAACACCAGTTCCTGAAAAGATTGCTAATGCCTTTGCTCAGGGCTTAAATAAGGTGTTAGATCTAAGGCAATTGGAAAGTAAGGGTATCACTGCTAGAGTTCTGAAACTAGAATTTACGGAAGGAAAGATGCAGGTGATTGGCTTTGCCAAAATGGATTCTATTCCTAATCAATAAATCCCATCAAAAAATAGCTCAGTCATTTTTT includes the following:
- a CDS encoding GNAT family N-acetyltransferase; this translates as MQIRLAVEADLPAIIEIYNAAIPTRLATADLEPISVESRRAWFRSHGDRYPVWVMTIGSHDIQSDQNEQIIGWLSLQMFYGRPAYHKTAEVSIYIDPNYQGKGIGKKLLDHAIANCPKLNISKLVGFVFAHNSASCRLFNYFGFEEWGFLPQIAELDGVEQSLIILGKTLF
- a CDS encoding LmeA family phospholipid-binding protein, with translation MELFAGLLTTVLGIAGAPGIAIDKIATDFLRGQIVRADVLEVRVDNAPNYQILLGNVDRIRVAGRGVYVLEFLRIDEIDLETDPISIDPNVLQSGKIVLRRPLQAAVRVVLRSEDINTALRSPTIQSSFKNLSIDITGTNKGKSEILDLVNPEVTFLEGDRIRLAATLQSQPTIAKPKPTPLNVSVNAELKTIGGTRLQIINPRIELEGTPVPEKIANAFAQGLNKVLDLRQLESKGITARVLKLEFTEGKMQVIGFAKMDSIPNQ